Proteins encoded by one window of Collimonas fungivorans:
- a CDS encoding dihydrofolate reductase, producing the protein MTPRLTIIVATDARNGIGIRNTLPWHLPEDLAHFKRTTSGHPIIMGRKTFESIGRPLPQRRNIVITRNPGWRHDGVESAPSLAAAAAMVGDAEAFIIGGAEIYAAAQDLTQRLIVTEIQHSFDCDAFFPTRDARQWQEISRETHHSEANGFDYAFVVYQRLAPELSVASS; encoded by the coding sequence ATGACTCCTCGCCTCACCATTATCGTCGCGACCGACGCCCGCAACGGCATCGGTATCCGCAACACCCTGCCCTGGCATTTGCCGGAGGACCTGGCGCATTTCAAACGCACGACTTCGGGCCACCCCATCATCATGGGCCGCAAGACTTTTGAATCGATAGGCCGACCGCTGCCGCAGCGGCGCAATATCGTCATTACCCGCAATCCCGGCTGGCGCCACGACGGCGTCGAAAGCGCGCCTTCGCTGGCCGCCGCCGCCGCCATGGTCGGCGACGCCGAGGCTTTCATCATCGGCGGCGCCGAGATCTATGCCGCGGCGCAGGACCTGACGCAGCGCCTGATCGTCACCGAAATCCAGCACAGCTTCGACTGCGACGCCTTTTTCCCGACGCGCGATGCGCGGCAATGGCAGGAAATTTCGCGCGAAACCCATCATTCCGAGGCCAACGGTTTCGACTACGCTTTTGTGGTTTACCAACGGCTTGCACCCGAGCTTAGCGTGGCCAGCAGCTGA
- a CDS encoding glucan biosynthesis protein G, with product MHLNLFQRTPSALAGVRSIVLPVALLLPWIGGNAFAFDFNNVAKQAKELAANSYSKPEGNLPKEISNLDYEQYKDIRFLPEKFTWRSQKLPFELAFFHEGYAFDQPVKISEINGQSVKEIRFDPNDFDYGGNKVDTRKLRGLGFAGFRVHYPLNTSKYKDEVLSFLGASYFRALGKDQTYGLSARGLAIDTGLSSGEEFPRFTEFWIERPKASDKELTIYALLNSRRITGAYRFVLKPGSDTTVDVKAQLYLRENVSKLGLAPLTSMYLHGDNQRSQSEDYRPEVHDSDGLSVASGTGEWIWRPLVNPKRLLVTSYSLSNPAGFGLMQRDRDFGSYQDLDAKYERRPSAWVQPKGNWGSGRVELVQIPTPDETNDNVVAFWVPENVPKVGQPFNLEYTLSWQKEAEKRPPLSWVTQTRRGFGYQKKSDDNSIGLVVDFDGPVFKKLSDKVQPEGVVSADDNGKVLETKVFRNEATGGWRMTVRVRRNEDNKPVELRGFLRGGSTTLSETWSYILPPN from the coding sequence ATGCATTTAAATTTGTTTCAGCGGACGCCGTCTGCTTTAGCGGGGGTACGCTCAATCGTCCTGCCGGTTGCCTTGTTGCTGCCATGGATAGGCGGCAATGCTTTCGCCTTCGATTTCAATAATGTTGCCAAGCAGGCAAAGGAACTGGCGGCCAATTCCTACAGCAAGCCTGAGGGCAACCTGCCGAAAGAAATCAGCAATCTCGATTACGAGCAGTACAAGGATATCCGCTTTCTGCCGGAAAAATTCACCTGGCGCAGCCAGAAGCTGCCGTTTGAACTGGCGTTCTTCCACGAAGGATATGCCTTCGACCAGCCGGTCAAGATCAGCGAGATCAATGGCCAGAGCGTGAAGGAAATCCGGTTCGACCCGAATGACTTCGATTACGGCGGCAACAAGGTCGATACGCGCAAGCTGCGCGGACTGGGTTTCGCCGGCTTCCGCGTGCATTACCCGCTCAACACCAGCAAATACAAGGACGAAGTATTGTCCTTCCTCGGCGCCAGCTATTTCCGCGCCTTGGGCAAGGACCAGACCTACGGCCTGTCGGCCCGGGGCCTGGCGATCGATACCGGCCTGAGTTCAGGCGAGGAATTCCCGCGCTTTACCGAATTCTGGATCGAGCGGCCGAAAGCCAGCGACAAAGAACTCACCATCTATGCCTTGCTCAATTCGCGCCGTATCACCGGCGCCTATCGTTTTGTGCTGAAGCCGGGTTCGGACACCACGGTCGATGTCAAGGCCCAGCTGTATCTGCGCGAAAATGTCAGCAAGCTGGGATTGGCGCCGCTGACCAGCATGTATCTGCATGGCGACAACCAGCGCTCGCAAAGCGAGGATTACCGGCCTGAAGTGCACGACTCGGACGGTTTGTCGGTAGCTTCCGGCACCGGCGAGTGGATCTGGCGGCCGCTGGTCAATCCGAAGCGGCTGCTGGTGACGTCTTATTCGCTGAGCAACCCGGCCGGTTTCGGCCTGATGCAGCGCGACCGCGATTTCGGCAGCTACCAGGACCTGGACGCCAAGTACGAACGGCGCCCCAGCGCCTGGGTCCAGCCCAAGGGCAACTGGGGCAGCGGCAGGGTAGAGCTGGTGCAGATCCCGACGCCGGACGAAACCAACGACAACGTGGTGGCTTTCTGGGTGCCGGAAAACGTGCCCAAGGTTGGTCAGCCTTTCAATCTGGAATACACTTTGTCATGGCAGAAGGAAGCTGAAAAGCGGCCGCCTCTGTCATGGGTGACGCAGACCCGGCGCGGTTTCGGCTACCAGAAGAAGAGCGACGACAACAGTATCGGCCTGGTGGTCGATTTTGACGGCCCGGTATTCAAGAAACTGTCCGACAAGGTACAGCCGGAGGGCGTAGTCAGCGCCGACGACAACGGCAAGGTGCTGGAAACCAAGGTGTTCCGCAACGAGGCTACCGGCGGCTGGCGCATGACGGTGCGGGTGCGGCGCAATGAAGACAACAAACCGGTCGAACTGCGCGGATTCTTGCGTGGCGGCAGCACAACCTTATCTGAAACCTGGAGTTACATATTACCGCCCAACTAG
- a CDS encoding glucan biosynthesis protein yields the protein MLRRDFLKASAALAAAGFPATSLLAAGTAPAQLKFLGQPQAFDYAWLKGHAKQLAGKAYEPPVNHIPPEVKALDWDQYQAISYRDGHALWGDDQLRFQVKFFHLGLFFKSPVQIYELKNGQAQELAYDSAMFNYGKSGLKADHMPKDLGFAGFRVNFHTDLERDITAFLGASYFRAVGAEWQYGLSARGLAIDCGMDKPEEFPMFTSFWLERPAKDSGKLVVYALLDSPSVAGAYRFEIQPSATMVMDVDVALYPRKTIERMGVAPLTSMFQYGENDRRIGASDDWRPEIHDSDGLAMQRGNGEWIWRPLTNPEHLRFNAYQDENPRGFGLLQRDRNFDHYQDDGVFYDRRPSLWVEPKSGWGKGAVQLVEIPTADETFDNIVAFWNPADKPQAGQERLFAYRLHWGSKMPFSPPLAQVAATRTGMGGVVGQKRTYYSRRFAIDFAGGDLALLGKDAKVKPMISVSRGKVEITSARPLDAIHGYRVMFDLKPTDDSVEPIDIRVYLAADSQPLSETWLYQWTPLAPAKRIY from the coding sequence ATGTTACGACGTGATTTTCTGAAGGCGTCGGCGGCACTCGCCGCCGCCGGTTTTCCCGCAACTTCGCTGCTGGCCGCGGGAACCGCGCCGGCACAATTGAAATTCCTGGGCCAGCCGCAAGCCTTTGATTACGCCTGGCTCAAGGGCCACGCAAAACAACTGGCGGGCAAAGCCTATGAACCGCCGGTGAACCATATCCCGCCTGAAGTGAAGGCGCTCGACTGGGACCAGTACCAGGCGATCAGCTACCGTGACGGCCATGCCTTGTGGGGCGACGACCAGCTGCGTTTCCAGGTCAAGTTTTTCCACCTTGGCCTGTTCTTCAAGAGTCCGGTGCAGATCTACGAATTGAAGAACGGCCAGGCGCAAGAGCTGGCTTACGACTCGGCGATGTTCAACTACGGCAAGAGCGGCCTGAAGGCGGACCACATGCCGAAGGACCTAGGTTTTGCCGGCTTCCGCGTGAATTTCCATACCGACCTCGAACGCGACATCACGGCGTTCCTGGGCGCCAGCTACTTCCGCGCGGTCGGCGCCGAATGGCAGTACGGATTGTCGGCTCGCGGCCTGGCGATCGATTGCGGCATGGACAAGCCGGAAGAGTTTCCGATGTTCACCAGTTTCTGGCTGGAGCGTCCGGCCAAGGATTCCGGCAAGCTGGTGGTCTACGCGCTGCTTGATTCGCCCAGCGTGGCCGGCGCTTATCGCTTCGAGATCCAGCCTTCTGCCACCATGGTGATGGATGTGGATGTCGCGCTGTATCCGCGCAAGACCATCGAACGCATGGGCGTGGCGCCGCTGACCAGCATGTTCCAGTATGGCGAGAACGACCGCCGTATCGGCGCCAGCGACGACTGGCGTCCGGAGATCCACGATTCGGACGGCCTCGCCATGCAGCGCGGCAACGGTGAATGGATCTGGCGGCCGCTGACCAATCCCGAGCACCTGCGCTTCAACGCCTACCAGGATGAGAACCCGCGCGGTTTCGGCCTGCTGCAACGGGACCGCAATTTCGATCATTACCAGGATGACGGCGTGTTCTACGACCGCCGCCCGAGCCTGTGGGTGGAGCCGAAATCAGGCTGGGGCAAGGGCGCGGTACAATTGGTGGAAATCCCGACTGCCGACGAGACCTTCGACAATATCGTCGCCTTCTGGAACCCGGCCGACAAGCCGCAGGCAGGGCAGGAGCGCTTGTTTGCCTATCGCCTGCACTGGGGCAGCAAGATGCCGTTCTCGCCGCCGCTGGCGCAGGTCGCGGCGACGCGTACCGGCATGGGCGGCGTGGTCGGCCAGAAGCGCACTTATTACTCACGCCGCTTCGCGATCGATTTTGCCGGCGGCGACCTGGCCTTGCTGGGCAAGGACGCCAAGGTCAAGCCGATGATCAGCGTCTCGCGCGGCAAGGTTGAAATTACCTCGGCGCGTCCGCTGGATGCGATCCACGGCTATCGCGTGATGTTCGACCTGAAGCCGACCGACGATAGCGTCGAGCCGATTGATATCCGGGTCTACCTGGCGGCGGATAGCCAGCCGCTGAGCGAGACCTGGCTGTACCAATGGACCCCGCTGGCGCCGGCCAAGCGCATTTACTAG
- a CDS encoding ABC transporter ATP-binding protein codes for MFGWFERLLYPYPDTVMTPPPRGFFAFVWACTKGLRPYIIAMTLLTAVTGAFEALLFAMMGRIVDWLGHVQPADLWRHESGNLLLLAGILLASPVIVALQSMFKQQALAGNFPMLLRWKFHRLMLNQSMHFYQDEFAGRVATKVMQTSLAVRDVCMILCDILVFVMIYFVTMVAVVGSFDGWMLVPFLGWLALYGAALRYFVPRLSKVAKAQADARSLMTGRITDAYTNIATVKLFSHAGREAGYARSAMQEFLQTVHGQMRLVTGFEIVNHTLSMLLILSTAGVALWLWTQGQVGIGAVAAATAMALRLNGISHWVMWEFASLFEQVGTVQDGINTLSRQQAVLDQADAKPLQVKQGTLDFDRVGFAYGGQRPVIDQLSLHIRSGEKIGLVGRSGAGKSTIVNLLLRFYDVEQGRILIDGQDIAHVTQDSLRAQVGMVTQDTSLLHRSVRDNLLYGRPDATDADMLVAAQRAEAHDFILTLTDPKGRTGYDAHVGERGVKLSGGQRQRIAIARVMLKDAPILLLDEATSALDSEVEAAIQASLYRLMEGKTVVAIAHRLSTIAAMDRLIVLDKGRIVEEGDHRSLLEHGGLYARLWAHQSGGFLGEEVDEDVLPGETQAALA; via the coding sequence ATGTTTGGTTGGTTCGAAAGACTGTTGTATCCATATCCGGATACGGTCATGACGCCGCCGCCGCGCGGTTTTTTTGCGTTTGTCTGGGCCTGCACCAAGGGTCTGCGTCCCTACATCATTGCGATGACCTTGCTGACTGCCGTCACCGGCGCGTTCGAAGCCTTGCTGTTTGCCATGATGGGACGGATCGTCGACTGGCTGGGCCATGTGCAGCCGGCGGACCTGTGGCGCCATGAAAGCGGCAACCTGCTGTTGCTGGCGGGGATACTGCTGGCCAGCCCGGTGATCGTCGCCTTGCAAAGCATGTTCAAGCAGCAGGCGCTGGCGGGTAACTTCCCGATGCTGCTGCGCTGGAAATTCCATCGCCTGATGCTGAACCAGAGCATGCATTTCTACCAGGACGAGTTTGCCGGCCGGGTTGCCACCAAAGTGATGCAGACTTCGCTGGCAGTGCGCGACGTCTGCATGATCCTGTGTGACATCCTGGTGTTCGTGATGATCTATTTCGTCACCATGGTGGCGGTGGTGGGCAGTTTCGACGGCTGGATGCTGGTGCCGTTCCTCGGCTGGCTGGCGCTGTATGGCGCTGCGCTGCGCTATTTCGTGCCGCGCCTGAGCAAAGTCGCCAAGGCCCAGGCCGATGCCCGTTCCCTGATGACCGGTCGCATTACCGACGCTTACACTAACATCGCTACCGTCAAGCTGTTCTCGCATGCAGGCCGCGAGGCTGGGTATGCGCGCTCGGCGATGCAGGAATTCCTGCAGACGGTGCACGGCCAGATGCGCCTGGTGACCGGGTTTGAAATCGTCAACCACACCTTGAGCATGCTGCTGATCCTGAGCACCGCCGGCGTTGCGCTGTGGCTGTGGACTCAGGGCCAGGTCGGCATCGGCGCGGTGGCGGCGGCGACCGCCATGGCCTTGCGCCTGAACGGCATTTCGCACTGGGTGATGTGGGAATTTGCTTCCTTGTTCGAACAGGTGGGTACGGTGCAGGACGGCATCAACACCTTGTCGCGCCAGCAGGCGGTGCTCGACCAGGCTGATGCCAAGCCATTGCAGGTCAAGCAGGGCACGCTCGATTTCGACCGCGTCGGTTTTGCCTATGGCGGCCAGCGGCCGGTGATCGACCAATTGTCGCTGCACATCCGCTCCGGCGAAAAGATCGGCCTGGTAGGCCGTTCGGGCGCCGGCAAATCGACTATCGTCAACCTGCTGCTGCGCTTCTACGACGTCGAACAGGGCCGCATCCTGATCGACGGCCAAGACATTGCGCATGTCACGCAGGACAGCTTGCGGGCGCAGGTCGGCATGGTGACGCAGGATACTTCCTTGCTGCACCGTTCGGTGCGCGACAACCTGCTGTACGGCCGTCCCGACGCCACCGACGCCGACATGCTGGTGGCGGCGCAGCGGGCCGAAGCGCATGATTTCATCCTGACGCTGACCGATCCCAAGGGCCGCACCGGCTACGACGCCCACGTCGGCGAACGCGGCGTCAAGCTGTCCGGCGGGCAGCGGCAGCGGATTGCGATCGCGCGCGTGATGCTGAAAGACGCGCCTATCCTGCTGCTGGACGAGGCGACCAGCGCGCTCGATTCGGAAGTCGAAGCAGCGATCCAGGCCAGCTTGTACCGGCTGATGGAAGGCAAGACGGTGGTGGCGATTGCGCACCGCCTGTCGACCATTGCCGCCATGGATCGCCTGATCGTGCTCGACAAGGGCCGCATAGTGGAAGAGGGCGATCACCGCAGCCTGCTGGAACACGGCGGCCTGTATGCACGCTTGTGGGCGCACCAGAGCGGCGGTTTCCTCGGCGAGGAAGTGGATGAAGACGTGCTGCCGGGCGAAACCCAGGCTGCGCTGGCTTGA
- a CDS encoding efflux RND transporter periplasmic adaptor subunit — translation MTVEPTDKSALPTAFGHSGRRWLTAILALLIAVGAGFLVWKAFGQRPPPAPKPAPVRLQTETVRRGDIEQAVFANGKLQLHKYSDVVAQASGQIKDVLVSVGDDVKAGKMVVEITPTLPSARLESNRAQLARLQAELADQRAQLDFAELQYKRQTQLKAENATREESFESSRMSMYSAAARVEAINAQIRQTESTMKDDEETRSHTQVTAPISGTVVSVAARPGQAIGPGQTVAPLLRIADLSRLTVQARVAEIDVPLLRKGMTAYFTTPGYPGKRWTGKLRQVVPVPADSSGEQGKQTFYNVLFEVDNPQQELMSGMSAQVRFVLAQARDAVLLPAALLGKADADGSYLVNVAGAGQQVSPRKIKIGIRNEQMAQVLSGLEPGEQVVAGAAAAAVAPAAVKNAASAAASAPKAR, via the coding sequence ATGACTGTTGAACCGACCGATAAATCCGCTTTGCCAACCGCGTTCGGCCATTCCGGCCGGCGCTGGCTGACTGCAATCCTGGCGCTCCTGATTGCAGTGGGGGCGGGCTTCCTGGTATGGAAGGCGTTCGGCCAGCGGCCGCCGCCGGCGCCCAAGCCGGCGCCGGTGCGGCTGCAGACGGAAACGGTGCGGCGCGGCGATATCGAACAGGCGGTGTTTGCCAACGGCAAGCTGCAATTGCATAAATACAGCGACGTCGTGGCCCAGGCATCGGGCCAGATCAAGGATGTGCTGGTATCGGTGGGCGATGACGTCAAGGCTGGCAAGATGGTGGTCGAGATCACGCCGACCCTGCCGTCGGCGCGGCTGGAAAGCAACCGCGCGCAGCTGGCGCGGTTGCAGGCGGAACTGGCGGACCAGCGGGCGCAGCTTGATTTTGCCGAGCTGCAGTACAAGCGCCAGACCCAGCTGAAAGCGGAAAACGCCACGCGCGAGGAATCATTCGAATCGAGCCGCATGAGCATGTATTCGGCGGCGGCCCGGGTGGAAGCGATCAATGCCCAGATCCGGCAGACTGAAAGCACCATGAAGGACGACGAGGAAACACGCAGCCATACGCAGGTAACGGCGCCGATCAGCGGCACCGTGGTGTCGGTGGCGGCGCGTCCGGGCCAGGCGATAGGCCCCGGCCAGACCGTGGCGCCGCTGCTGCGGATCGCCGACCTGAGCCGGCTGACGGTGCAAGCCAGGGTTGCGGAAATCGATGTGCCGTTGCTGCGCAAGGGAATGACCGCCTATTTCACCACGCCGGGTTATCCAGGCAAGCGCTGGACTGGCAAGTTGCGGCAAGTGGTGCCGGTGCCGGCCGACAGTTCGGGCGAACAAGGCAAGCAGACTTTCTACAACGTCCTGTTCGAAGTCGACAACCCGCAGCAGGAACTGATGAGCGGCATGAGCGCGCAGGTGCGCTTTGTGCTGGCGCAGGCGCGCGATGCGGTGCTGCTGCCGGCAGCGCTGCTGGGCAAGGCGGACGCTGACGGCAGTTATCTGGTGAATGTGGCTGGCGCCGGCCAGCAAGTTAGTCCGCGCAAGATAAAAATCGGCATTCGCAACGAGCAGATGGCGCAGGTGCTGTCGGGCCTGGAGCCGGGCGAACAGGTGGTGGCAGGCGCGGCGGCAGCTGCAGTGGCGCCGGCTGCGGTCAAGAACGCAGCATCGGCGGCGGCATCCGCGCCTAAAGCACGCTGA
- a CDS encoding efflux transporter outer membrane subunit, giving the protein MNHSFSRRWPSMAACASVLLLSACASQIEIREPTPSVEIPQSWDLSANTGEQDWPDSGWWKRFGSDELSQLVAQGQSSNLEIAAAISRVRQAEAQARIAGAPLLPNADFSTSVNRAVPLASSGSAVTSTSGLVEIGYEVDFWGKNRAGLAAAEASLQANRYDRETVALTVTSGIVSTYLQVLSLRDRIEIAQQNVDNAERVLKLVSAQSRAGSASPLDLARQRSAVAGQKAVIPDLKQQEREAQTALAILLGRPPQTFTVNEPGLAKILLPQVTPGLPSELLSRRPDIRHAEAELAAANANVANARAALFPSIRLTGSAGGQSNALLSLFNGPNMLANLGAGLVAPIFDAGRLNSQRDLAIAQKQELVQIYRSTVIAALSEVDTALGQIRSLDEQRKLKVTEMEQARFAFELSEIRYRVGAEDLMTVLDTQRSLSEVQNELGQIKLKRLKATVSLYKALGGGWQDVHVSPAAEPVTQGS; this is encoded by the coding sequence ATGAATCATTCATTCTCTCGTCGCTGGCCATCCATGGCAGCCTGCGCCAGCGTGCTGCTGCTGTCGGCCTGCGCCAGCCAGATCGAAATCCGGGAGCCGACGCCCAGCGTCGAGATCCCGCAGAGCTGGGATCTGTCGGCCAACACCGGCGAGCAGGACTGGCCCGACAGCGGCTGGTGGAAACGTTTCGGCAGCGACGAATTGAGCCAGCTGGTGGCGCAAGGGCAGTCCAGTAACCTGGAAATCGCCGCTGCCATCTCGCGCGTGCGGCAGGCCGAGGCGCAGGCACGGATTGCCGGCGCGCCTTTGCTGCCGAATGCGGATTTTTCGACCAGCGTCAACCGTGCGGTGCCGCTCGCCTCCAGCGGCAGCGCCGTGACCTCTACCAGCGGCCTGGTCGAGATCGGTTATGAAGTCGATTTCTGGGGCAAGAACAGGGCCGGGCTGGCGGCCGCGGAAGCGTCCTTGCAAGCCAACCGCTATGACCGGGAAACGGTGGCGCTGACCGTCACCAGCGGCATCGTCTCGACCTACCTGCAAGTATTGTCGCTGCGCGACCGCATCGAAATCGCCCAGCAAAACGTCGACAATGCGGAACGCGTGCTGAAGCTGGTGTCGGCGCAAAGCCGCGCCGGTTCTGCCTCGCCGCTGGACCTGGCGCGGCAGCGCTCGGCGGTGGCAGGACAGAAAGCCGTGATTCCCGACCTCAAGCAGCAAGAACGCGAGGCGCAAACCGCGCTGGCGATCCTGCTGGGCCGGCCGCCGCAGACCTTTACCGTCAACGAGCCGGGACTCGCCAAGATTTTACTGCCGCAGGTGACGCCTGGTTTGCCGTCGGAACTGCTGTCGCGCCGTCCGGATATCCGCCACGCCGAGGCTGAGCTGGCGGCCGCCAACGCCAACGTCGCCAACGCCCGCGCCGCGCTGTTTCCCAGCATTCGCCTGACCGGCTCGGCCGGCGGCCAGAGCAATGCATTGCTGTCGTTGTTCAACGGCCCCAACATGCTGGCCAACCTCGGCGCCGGACTGGTGGCGCCGATTTTCGACGCCGGCCGCCTGAACAGCCAGCGCGACCTGGCGATTGCGCAGAAACAGGAGCTGGTGCAGATCTATCGCTCAACCGTGATTGCGGCGTTGTCGGAAGTCGATACGGCGCTGGGGCAGATCCGCAGCCTGGATGAGCAGCGCAAGCTGAAAGTCACGGAAATGGAGCAGGCGCGTTTTGCTTTCGAATTGTCGGAAATCCGTTACCGGGTCGGCGCCGAAGATTTGATGACGGTGCTGGATACCCAGCGTTCGCTGTCGGAAGTGCAGAACGAACTGGGCCAGATTAAGCTGAAGCGCCTGAAAGCCACGGTATCGTTGTATAAAGCCCTGGGCGGGGGCTGGCAGGATGTGCACGTCAGCCCAGCCGCCGAACCGGTGACGCAGGGCAGCTAA
- a CDS encoding thymidylate synthase has protein sequence MRQYLDLMRHVQQHGTVKTDRTGTGTRSVFGYQMRFNLQEGFPLLTTKKLHLRSIIHELIWFLNGSTNIQYLKDNDVKIWDEWADGDGNLGPIYGYQWRSWPAPGGEHIDQIKQVVEQIKSNPDSRRLIVSAWNVADIPQMKLPPCHAFFQFYVADGKLSCQLYQRSADIFLGVPFNIASYALLTHMMAQQCGLEVGDFIWTGGDCHLYSNHTEQVELQLSRTPGPLPRLEIKRHPDSIFDYRFEDFEIVDYHPQAHIKAPVAV, from the coding sequence ATGCGCCAATACCTAGATCTCATGCGCCATGTGCAACAGCATGGCACCGTCAAGACCGACCGCACCGGCACCGGCACCCGCTCGGTGTTCGGCTACCAGATGCGCTTCAACCTGCAAGAGGGCTTTCCCTTGCTGACCACCAAGAAGCTGCATCTGCGGTCGATCATCCATGAACTGATCTGGTTTCTCAACGGTTCGACCAATATCCAGTATCTAAAAGACAATGACGTAAAAATATGGGATGAATGGGCCGACGGCGACGGCAACCTGGGGCCGATCTACGGTTATCAGTGGCGCTCCTGGCCAGCGCCGGGCGGCGAGCATATCGACCAGATCAAGCAAGTGGTCGAGCAGATCAAGAGCAACCCCGATTCGCGCAGGCTGATCGTCTCGGCCTGGAACGTCGCCGATATCCCGCAGATGAAACTGCCGCCCTGCCATGCCTTCTTCCAGTTCTACGTGGCCGACGGCAAACTGTCCTGCCAGCTGTACCAGCGCAGCGCCGACATCTTCCTCGGCGTGCCCTTCAACATCGCGTCCTACGCCCTGCTGACCCACATGATGGCGCAGCAATGCGGTTTGGAGGTGGGGGATTTTATCTGGACCGGCGGCGACTGCCATCTGTACTCCAACCACACCGAGCAGGTCGAGCTGCAGCTGTCGCGCACTCCGGGCCCGTTGCCACGGCTGGAAATCAAGCGCCATCCGGACTCGATTTTCGATTATCGTTTCGAGGATTTCGAAATCGTCGATTACCACCCGCAAGCGCACATCAAGGCGCCGGTCGCGGTGTAG
- a CDS encoding bactofilin family protein, whose product MLKSENSFFGGKRETPTPNSPFSASSNLTSGSTSIPKANNPVSTPASHSASSTNEVGSKLIVGPNIKLKGVEITDCDTLVVEGRVEATMNSRVIHIAEKGAFKGSAEIDLAEIYGEFDGDLTVREKLVIYSTGKVSGKIRYGKVVIEEGGQLTGEVQVGTSSSSSSKPAAVTAVA is encoded by the coding sequence ATGCTTAAATCAGAGAATTCGTTTTTCGGCGGCAAGCGAGAAACACCGACACCAAACTCCCCGTTCAGCGCCAGCAGCAACCTGACTTCCGGCAGCACTTCCATTCCAAAGGCGAACAATCCTGTGAGCACTCCAGCCAGTCATTCCGCATCCAGCACCAATGAAGTCGGCAGCAAACTGATCGTCGGCCCGAACATCAAGCTCAAGGGCGTCGAAATCACCGATTGCGATACCTTGGTGGTTGAGGGCCGGGTTGAGGCGACGATGAATTCGCGCGTGATCCATATCGCGGAAAAAGGCGCATTCAAGGGTTCGGCTGAAATCGACCTGGCTGAAATCTACGGCGAATTCGACGGCGACCTGACCGTCCGTGAAAAACTGGTGATCTATTCGACCGGCAAGGTTTCCGGGAAAATCCGTTATGGCAAGGTTGTCATCGAAGAAGGCGGCCAGCTGACCGGCGAAGTGCAAGTCGGCACCTCGTCGTCGTCCAGCAGCAAGCCAGCTGCGGTTACCGCCGTAGCTTAA
- the purU gene encoding formyltetrahydrofolate deformylase, producing MSYPEYILTLSCLDQRGIVHRVSGFLADHGCNIIDSAQFGDAQSQLFFMRVHFSSEDAAIVEERLRAEFAALADTMQMQWQLHDAHKKPRLMLMVSKIGHCLNDLLFRYKSGLLPVEISAIVSNHTDFYQLAASYNIPFHHLPLAAGASKEAKQAQEAKVLDIVEANNIDLVVLARYMQILSPAMCTALTGRAINIHHSFLPSFKGAKPYYQAHERGVKLIGATAHFVTGDLDEGPIIEQDVARVDHAMEPDTLTAIGRDVECVVLARAVKWFVEHRILLNGHKTVVFK from the coding sequence ATGAGCTATCCAGAATACATCCTCACCTTGTCCTGCCTCGACCAGCGCGGGATCGTCCATCGCGTCTCCGGTTTCCTGGCTGACCACGGCTGCAACATCATCGATTCGGCCCAGTTCGGCGACGCGCAGTCGCAGCTGTTTTTCATGCGCGTGCATTTTTCGTCCGAAGACGCAGCGATTGTCGAAGAGCGCCTGAGAGCGGAATTCGCCGCGCTCGCCGACACCATGCAGATGCAATGGCAGCTGCATGATGCGCACAAGAAGCCGCGTCTGATGCTGATGGTGTCGAAAATCGGGCATTGCCTGAATGACTTGCTGTTCCGCTACAAGAGCGGTTTGCTGCCGGTGGAAATTTCAGCCATCGTGTCCAACCATACCGATTTCTACCAGCTGGCCGCCAGCTACAACATCCCCTTCCATCACCTGCCTTTGGCTGCCGGCGCTTCCAAGGAAGCCAAGCAGGCGCAGGAAGCCAAGGTGCTGGATATCGTCGAAGCCAATAACATCGACCTGGTGGTGCTGGCGCGCTACATGCAGATCCTGTCGCCGGCCATGTGCACCGCGCTGACGGGGCGCGCCATCAATATCCATCATTCCTTCCTGCCCAGTTTCAAAGGCGCCAAGCCCTACTACCAGGCGCATGAACGCGGCGTCAAGCTGATCGGCGCGACCGCCCATTTTGTCACCGGCGACCTCGACGAGGGACCGATCATCGAACAGGATGTGGCGCGCGTCGACCACGCGATGGAACCTGACACATTGACGGCAATCGGCCGCGATGTCGAATGCGTGGTGCTGGCGCGGGCGGTGAAATGGTTTGTCGAGCACAGGATCCTGCTCAACGGGCACAAGACGGTAGTATTCAAGTAA